In Vibrio quintilis, the DNA window TCGTCAATTCTCAGTCGCTGGCCGATGAAGATATCATCTGGCACAAAGCGGAAGAGCTGATTGATCGCAAAGTGAAAAGTGCGCCGCTGGGATTAATTGTTCATACATTACAAGACGTTAACGAGCAGCTGCAAAAAGGTCACTACTTTTTTAAAGATATCCGGACTGAAGGGATTTTGTTGTTTGATGCCAATAAGCGCGAACTTGCTGAGCCGGGGGATCTGACAGATGGAGAACGGCGGGAGATAGCTCAGGGGCATTTTGATCAATGGTTTAAATCAGCCCGGGGATTTTTCCGTAACTACGAGTTTTCAAGATCAGAAGGAGAACTTTCTATTGCGGCATTTCTTCTGCATCAATCCACGGAACGATTCTTCGCCTGTACATTACTGACGCTCACCAACTACCTGCCTAAAAGCCACAATATCGAAAAGCTGAAAAAATACTGTGCCGAACAGGAGATCGCATTTTCTGACATTTTCCCGATGGATGACAAATTCCACCGCCGCAGTTTCCGTCGCCTGCAACGTGCGTATATCGATGCCCGCTATTCGATGCATTATGAGATTACCGGGGAAGAGCTGGTTT includes these proteins:
- a CDS encoding HEPN domain-containing protein; translation: MKTSLDHLPERKQQELAQISTILRDSLDEYLFGKSAAKREFKIHKIILFGSHAKGGWVSDIPNGYVSDYDILVIVNSQSLADEDIIWHKAEELIDRKVKSAPLGLIVHTLQDVNEQLQKGHYFFKDIRTEGILLFDANKRELAEPGDLTDGERREIAQGHFDQWFKSARGFFRNYEFSRSEGELSIAAFLLHQSTERFFACTLLTLTNYLPKSHNIEKLKKYCAEQEIAFSDIFPMDDKFHRRSFRRLQRAYIDARYSMHYEITGEELVYLAGEVEKLKDLAEKVCRARLNLN